The following nucleotide sequence is from Calditrichota bacterium.
GGCTCGACGCCGTCGCACCTTTGCGGCTGGGCCAAGAAACGGCTCGGCTGGGTCGAGGTGGTCAACATCGACCGCAGCCAGGAAGGCCTTCAGATCGCGCCCGTCATTGAGAGCGGCGTTGTCTATCGACTATGGACCGGCGGTGCTGCCGGACGCGAGTACTTTCTGCTCGAGAATCGCCAGCCTGTCAATTTCGACGCCGGACTCACCAGACGCCAGTTCGACCACAATCTTCGTAGTCCCGAGGGCTTGCTCATTATGCATATCGACGAGACGCGCTCGTCGAACCGCAACGATGCCCGCCGCCTTGTAGATATCGAAGAAGCCTCCCCGGTCCTGCACGATGGCGAGCCTTTTGAGCAACTGAATGGCCGTCGCGTCCGCCCGGCAGACCGAAATCTCTACAACCCCAATCGCGGCGACGATGGAGACCTCTGGCCCGGCTATGATACTACCGCCGAAGACTCTACCGATTGGGCGGGCGAGCGCGTCCGCAACTATTTCGGTGCCTATAGCGTCCCGTCCAGTCACCGCAATACCGGCGAGCCGACCGAAGTCGAAGTGAGCAATATCCAACTGATCGATGGTATCATTCGTTGTAATGTCCGGGTCTCCGCACCCGACGGTCCCGTGCTGAGCCTGTACCGAACTAATCTAACCGATCCGGACGGCGATGGTGACGGGCGCCTCGAGAGCGGCGAAGCCGGTCTCTTACGAATCGTTCTCGCCAATAACGGTAACCGCACAGCGCAAGAGATCTTGGCGCACCTCGTGACGGACTCGCCCCTTTTCGAAGTGGTTATCGATTCGATTCACTTCGGGGATATCGACCCGGGACGCAATCGGGCAGGAGAGACAGAGTTCCTGCTCGCACTAAGCGACACGGCTCCAGCCTCGGGATTGGCAGACTTCGACCTTCTGGTGCGAGGAACCGACGGGATGCGGGCTATTGAATCTCGCTTCACCTTTGCCGTCGCCTACGGCAATCCCGATCAGTGGTTCAAATTCGATTTAAGTCCTGTAATGTCGGCGCGGGATGGCTCATGGGACCGCTTTGGTGCTGCGCTTCCCTGCCTGTTGGTGGAAGACGGCGTCCTGAAGTGCTGGTATGTTGGCGTAGGGGGTGGCGAAGCGCCGGTGGAGTGGGAATTCGCGGTCGGCTATGCTGAAAGCGATGATGGAGGTCGCACCTGGCAACGGCGCGCTATGCCGGTGATGCGGCCTAATCCGAACCTCGAGTGGATTTCGCGCGGTATTATGGGCTTCGACATCCTTCGGACGCCTGAGGGATATCTAATGGCAATGATTGGCATGGAAGCCGACGGCAACCTCACGATTCCAGCACTGGGAACGGCTCGATCGGACGATGGACTTGAGTGGGAGATCGCTGCCGAGCCATTCATTCGCGGCGCAAATGAGTGGTTTGACGAACTGTCTCTCTTTGGCAATCTCAGCCTGAACCACTCGGAGAGCGGTTTCATCTGCGACTTCGGAGCCGTCGATACCAGCGGCGTCCAAGCCATTGGTCGAGCAAGGTCAGATGTCGGTGGGGAATGGCAAGTCCAGCCCGAGCCGCTCCTGCTTCCTTCGGGCGACGAGGAGTCCTTCGATGAATCCGGCCTATTCTCACCTTCCATCAAGTTGGATGGCGACTCAGGACTACTCTATTATCTCGGCGCCGACGCGGAAGGCAACTATCGCCTCGGCGAAGCGGCGGTTCGCTACGAGGATTTGCTGACGCGCAGAGCAGGCGCAGCCTGGGGCGGAGCAGTGCTGGAACTGAGCGAAGAGGGCGTTGAGCGTGATGGTATGCTCCTCGGCGCCCGCGCTTTCGAGTGGGAAGGCGAACCCCGCTTGCTCTATAGTTACCTCTCGATCGTAGGAGGCGGCGAAATGAGACCCGTCTTCAACATCAGCCTCGCCACCCGAGGCGTCCGGCTCGATGCCCCAAGTCCTGGCGAGACCGCGCCCGAAATACCGCGCACCCTTAGTATGATTTCCATTGCGCCCAATCCCTTCAATAGCACAGCGCGCATAGTGTTCGAACTGCGCCGATCCTCGGAGGTATCCCTCACGTTCTCCGACCTGCTCGGTCGGAGCATCCTCGATCAGAACATAGGCCCGCTGCCCGCTGGAAGGAACGCCTTTATATGGCATGCCGGGCGCGCTCCCGCCGGGCTATACTTTGTTACGCTTTCAGCGGGCGGCGAGCGACACTCGGGCCGGTTGATATTGCTCAAATAGTGCGATTATGCATCACTACAACTACATGTTTGCCGCATTCATTGCGGCATTGCCAAGATAAATCGGGGCAAACTGCGCTTTGTGTGAGACCTGAGCAGTGAAGCCCGATCCACCAGGGACCGGGCTTCCTCATTCCTGTCGGGGCGACTGGATTTGAACCAGCGACCACCTGAACCCCATTCAGGTACGCTACCGGACTGCGCTACGCCCCGGGCTTTCTTCCGACCTGTAAGATAATCTCTCCGCTATCGCTCATCAATCATTCGGCGCAGTTCAAGCAGCCCTTCCCGGATTTCCCCGGCCATCGCCGCGTGAACCGGTACAGGTCTGGCGTTCTGTTTCACCGTCGCCTCGCGCAAATAGCGCCGGGCGCCTTCGATGGTGTAACGCCGCTCATATAGCAACTCTTTGATCTTCTGCACCAGAGCAATGTCGCCATCGCGATAGAGCCGCTTGCCGCCGCGGTTCTTGCGCGGTGAAAGTTCGCGGAATTCGCTCTCCCAGTAGCGCAAAACGTGCGGCTCAACTCCGGTGAGTTGGCTCACCTCGCCGATGGAGTAGTAGAGTTTAGCCAGCGGGCTTGAAGGCAAGAACGCTCCCTTGCGTTGCAGGATGGACCGCATCCAACGCTTGAAACAACTTTCCCAATATAGCGTCCCTTCAGCCCTTGGACAAGCCGTTCTCCCTCCGCGCTCGCGGCATTTCAGCAAGGTATGGGACTCCATGCTGCGTTGCAGCTTGGCGAGAGCCTGCTACTGCAATTTCGACTGAAACAACGTTTTCCAGAGTATAGTCCCGGCTGATGCCCGGTTGACGAACCGGCGCCCGAGCCGTCCTCCATAATAGAGCGCCCCCTGCCGCCCTACCAGTCGTAGTGCCTGACTACGGGTCGCCGGCTGATAGACGGCATCGGCAACGATGAGCGAAAAGTCCGGCTCAACGGCATTACTCCTTGTCGGAACAACCGCTCCAGAGTATCCCGCTTCCCGGGACAAGTCTATGATCTTGCTATCGTAGCGTCCAAAAGGAAAGGAGACCCACGGACAGGCCTCTCCGGTGATCTCCTCTATAACGGCTTTGCCCTGAATCAACTCTTGCCGGGCTTCGTCGTCGGTCAGGTGGGTCAATGCGCGGTGAGTCATCCCGTGTGAGCCGATTGTCCATCCGGCCTGGACGAGACGGCGAATCATCGCGCTGCCCAAATGCCGGTGCCGACGCCCCAGCAACTGATGATCCCAACTATTCTCCAGTCCGATATAAGCTCCCGGCAGAAAGACCGTCGCTTGAAACCCCAGTTGCTCCAGGACCGGCAGCCCATTCTGAAAGATACCCTCATATCCATCATCAAAGATCAGATGAAACACCCGCTCACCGGCTTTTTCGCCGGGCAGAACCGTCGTCCATCCGGCATCAGCGAGCGCTTTCATCTGCCGTTCAAATGCAATCGGGGTCACCCAGGTGACCCCGACTTCCCACTCATTGGTAATCTTATGATAGAGAAGTGCCGGGACGTCGCCCATTAGATCCCCGTATGCCCGAATCCGCCATCACCACGCTGAGTGGGGGGAAGTTCCTGTGTCTCTTCCCAAGCAACCCGTTCATAACGGGAAATGACTAGTTGCGCGATCCGGTCGCCCCGTCGGACGACGAACGGCTCGGGGCCGAAGTTCGTCAAGAGGATCGTCACTTCACCGCGATAATCGCTGTCAATGGTGCCGGGTGCGTTCAATATTCCGATCTGGAACTTGCGCGCCAGCCCGCTGCGAGGTCGCACCTGGCCCTCGAATCCTTCCGGAATCGCCACTGCAATACCGGTCGGTATCGCAACAGTCTTCCCGCTAAATATGACAACCTCACTCTCAACCGCGGCTTGTAAGTCTATGCCGGCTGCGCCGGCACTTCCGTAGTGGGGAAGCGGCAAGCCTTCCGAATGGGGGAGCCTCTTGATCGCAATCTTCAGATGAATCTCCCCTTCATATACTCCCCGATCTGCCCATAAGCGCGTCTGAGCGTCTCCTCGGGAGGCAGGAAGACGACCCGAAAGTGATGCGTCCCCGGCTTCTGTCCAAACCCGCTGCCGTGCACGACGACAACTCCGGTCTTCCTAATGAGTCCTTTCACCCACTCCTCATCCGAGTCCTCGATCTCTATGCGCGGGAAGGCGTAAAACGCCCCGCCCGGTGCCACACAGGATACGCCTTCGATGGCATTCAACATCTTCACCGTCAAGTCCCGCCGTCGGGTGAGGCGGGCGTTCAAATCGGCGAGGTGACTCTGATCGCCATCGAGCGCAGCAGGGATCGCAGTCATTATCGGATGATTGGCGCATAGCCGTGCCCGCAGCATGCGGTTGACGCCTTCAAGATAGTCTCCCCACCGCGACCGTTCGCCCGATACAATCCCCCAGCCGATCCGCAGTCCCGGGCCGATATAGTTCTTCGAGAGGCCGTTGAAGGTGATGATGGGATGCTTGTCGTCGAGCGCCGCCGGAGAGACGTGCTCCCGGCCATCGAAGAGGAGTTGGTCGTAGATTTCGTCCGCGAAAAGGACGAGGTTATGGCGCCTTGCGATTTCAAGCAAGCCTTCAAGCAACTCTCGCGAGCAGTTCGCACCGGTCGGGTTGTTCGGATTGATGACGACGATGGCCTTTGTCCGGGCATCGACCTTACCTGCGATGTCGTCCAAATCGGGCTGCCAGTTGTCCTCTTCTTTCAAGTAATAGGGGTTCTCAACTGCCTGCAGTTTCGCCAGAATAGCGGTGTAGAGCGGATAGCCCGGCATCGGCACCAAGACGTTATCGCCCGGCTCGAGCAGGCCCGTCAGACAGAGTTCAATCGCCTCACTGGCGCCGTGAGTAATGAAGAGGTCCTGGATTCCCCGAAGGCCCTTCCGTTCGGCGTAGCGGCGAACAGCCTCCCGGGCTTCACTCGTCCCCGACGAGGGCGCATAGCCGTTCAGGTTGTCTCGAAGCGCCCGGGTGATGGCCTCGACGATGTGAGGAGGAGTGGCGAAGTCGAACTTGTTGGGGTCGCCGATGTTGAGGTAGAGCATCGCCCGGCCGGTGCGGGCGACCTCATCCGCGACGAGCGTTACGTCGCGGACGGCGTAGGTGATATTGTGGGTGCGGGTTGCGGAAAGGATGGGGGATGAAGATGGCAAGAGGACTCCGACTTGCGGCTTGAAGCCAATTCCAAATGCGGCCTTTGGATGCCCTTAGCGAATGATCACTTGTTGAAGCGCCCTCCTTCAACGAATGAATAAGCCTCCAGTACTGATGGCATTCCAGCTGGTTGGCGATCAGTCAATTTCCCCACCAAGATCAAGCCCACTCGCCCTGCGGACTGCAACCCGCTACGCATTAACAAGTAAATCGACGCCAGCAATAGTGTGATGGAAGCGAACGCCAGAAGCGGAAGAGATGTCGATACGACTAGCCAAACTAATGAAACGGTGAACCTCAAATGCAACTGCTCAAAGTGCTTCCTCGTTTGCTCTTCACCTATGCCATTAAGTAGAGAGAGCAGTTCAGCCTGATACTCATCGCCGTTCTCTTTTGTAAAGCCGAGGCGCTTCCCTAAGAGACGCAAAACCAATAAGTCGAACAACCGGATCCGATTCGAAAAGCGTATTGCGCCATTGAAGAGGGTTCTGAAGTGAATGTAGGCCGGATGATCGAACCCCAGGTTTTCACTGGCTATGTAGTCGAATAGTTCGTCACGAAGTGCAAACACCCTCTGTCTGAAGGCGTCGCGTTGCAGCTCCTTGACGAATAGGTGCCAGACCAACCCAAGTCCCAGCAAACTGAAGAGTAGCAATAAAGTAGCAAAGAGCTCATTACTCATCGCTATCTGTCTTCGCTTTGGGTGTTGCCCATTTCGGAGATGCCGCTGCTTGAACGATTGAGATCAATCTGCTTCTCGAGATTGATGACATGTGGTTGCTTGGCGGCTATTGACTTCTTTCTAAGATACCGCTGTCTCTGCCATATGCAATGCTGAGGATAGTAATAGCCCAAGAGATGCTCAAAGACCATCGAATCGATAACTCCATTTTAATGAAGTTACTATGAAGTTCTGCGATCACAACAGCCAATGTATGTTGCCCGCGAAGGCCTTTGTGTAGATCCAATGATCCAAAGTGAGACAACCAAGCATGCTAGATTGAGCATATGTCTAATCAAACCTGCGACGCGCTCTAATCTAGCGAAGCGAAAGGCTTGTTCGTCTGCGCGTAATTTCTTGTTCATAATTAACCTAAGTATGCAATAGCTCGCCCGCCTAATTCGGCCTGAGCGTCGTCGTCAGCATCGGTTGGTCGAGGAAGAGCGTCCGCGCCACGGCTTGCACATCATCGGCAGTCACTCCCTCGATCCGCAAAGTTACCTCATCAAGCGAATACATCCGTCCGGTGTAGATCTCCATTTTGGCGATCCGCTGCATCCGGCTGGTGGGAGACTCGAGGCTCAGCAGCAGCGAACCCTTCAACTGGTCCTTGTTGAAGTTCAACTCCCGCTTCGACACCGGCCGTGCCGTCAGGTCGTCGATCTCGCGCTGGATGAGCCGCAGCGCCTTTTCAGCCCGCTTCGGCTCGGTTCCGGCATAGACCCCGAAGACGCCGGTATCCTCGTAGGTGTCATTGAACGAATAGACTGAGTAAGCCAGCCCGTGCCGTTCGCGCACTCTTTGGAAGAGCCGCGACGACATCCCGCCACCGAGGATCGTATTGAGCACCAGGAGCGCATATTTACGTTCATCTTGATACCGGAACGACCGGCAGCCGATTACGATGTGCGTCTGCTGGGTCGTCGTCTTTAGGTCCTGCCGCGAGGTGGTTTCGTTCGGTGGAGGTGGAGTTGCCCGCGGCGGCAGGCCGTTGTCGGCTCCTCCGCCTATACGCCGTTGAACCAATTGCACCAGCCAGTCGTGATCGATCCGTCCTGCAGCGACGATTACCGTCCGCCCGTTAAGGTAATGCCGGTCGCGATAAGCAATCAGTGCGCTGTGATCGATCCGCGCCAACGCCTCCCGTGTCCCCAGGACCGGCCGTTCGAGGGGGTGTCCCCGATAGACCTGCGCCATGAAATGCTCGAAGACGATGTCATCGGGGGTATCTTCAACGTTTTTCAATTCTTCAAGAATTACGCCCCGCTCCCTATTCACTTCGTCGGAATCGTAGAGCGAGTGCGCCGTCATATCGAGCAGCACATCGACTGCCACCGGCAGTTGATCCTGCACGATATGTGCATAGAAACAGGTCGATTCCTTCGAGGTGAAGGCGTTCAAATGCCCGCCACGACCTTCGATGGCACGAGCAATCGCCGCCGCCGACCGACGCTTCGTTCCCTTGAAGTTCATATGTTCGAGGAAGTGCGAGATCCCGGAAAGATCCTCCGGCTCGTCGCGGCTGCCGGTGTCGTAATAGACCCCGATCGAGAGGCTTCGCACCGAGGGCATATCCTCGGTTACGATCCGCAGGCCATTCGGGAGGGTGGTCTTCCGATAGCCGTTGGAGACCGTTAATTTGATGTTGGAGTTAGCCATTCAAACTTCTCACAGAGACGCGCGAGAGCGCAGTGTCCAGCGCCTCACACGTCTCTGCGAGAGTCCTTACTTGCTGTTACCGGCGGAACCGGCCGCCGTCCCGACCACCACCGTTGCGGCCGCCCCGATGGTCGTCGCGCGGCGGACGCCGTTCCCGTGGAACGTCGTTCGCCGGGTCGTAACCCGCCAGGAGCACTTTGCGCGAGAGGTCGAGTTTGCCATCGGCTTCAATCTTCAGCAGTTTCACTTCGACCTTGTCGCCGACCTGGAAGTAATCTCCCACCCGATCGACACGCTTCAGATCGATCTGCGAGACGTGCATCAAGCCTTCGGTTCCGGGCAGGATTTCGACAAACGCGCCGAAGTCCATGATTCGCTTGATCGTCCCGTTGTAGATCTTGCCGACTTCGGGCACCGCTGCGACCAGTTCGACCCGCCGCCGCGCTTCCTCGCTGGACGGTCCGTCGGTCCCGCCGATCCGCACCGTCCCGTCATCTTCGACGTCTATGGTGCAGCCGGTATCGGCGATGATCTGGCGGATGTTCTTTCCGCCGGGGCCTATGAGGGCGCCGATCCGGTCGGTCGGTATCTTAAGCGTGATGAACTTCGGCGCAAAGGGGCTGATGTCCCCGTTTGGCCGGTCGATGCAGCGATCCATCGCGTCCAGGATCTGATGCCGGGCGTCGCGCGCCTGGGTCAGCGCCTTCGACATGATCTCCGGTGTGATCCCCTTGATCTTGATGTCCATCTGGAAGGCGGTGATGCCGTCCCGCGTCCCGGCGACCTTGAAGTCCATGTCGCCGAGGTGGTCCTCGTCGCCCAGGATGTCGGTCAGAATACGGTAGTCGTCGCCCTCCTTGATGAGGCCCATTGCGATGCCCGCGACAGCCTTGTGCACCGGCACCCCGGCATCCATTAGAGCCAGCGATCCGGCACAGACGGTTGCCATCGATGATGATCCATTCGACTCAAGGATCTCGGACACTACCCGCACCGTATAGGGAAACTCATCCCAATCGGGCAGCACTGCTTCGAGTGCGCGCTCGCCCAACTTCCCGTGACCGATCTCACGCCGGCTGACGCCGAACGAGTTCTTCACCTCGCCCGTCGAGTAGGGTGGGAAGTTGTAGTGGAGCATATACTTCCGGTAGCCGTCCTCGTCCAGGTTGTCGATTTTCTGTTCGTCTTCCTTGGTGCCGAGGGTAACTGCCGACAGCGCCTGCGTCTGGCCGCGGGTGAAGAGCGCCGAACCGTGAGCGCGGGGCAGGAGGCCGGTCTCACAGGTAATCTCCCGGATGTCGGTGTCCTTCCGGCCGTCGATGCGGAAATTATCCTTCAGGATATTGCTGCGCACTTCGCGCTTGCTCATCTCCTTCAGGAGCGCTTTCACTTCGCCTAATTTGGTCGTTTCGACACCGGTCTCGGCAACGATTCGGTCGAGCAGAGCGCTGTTGCGCTCCTTACGCCGGGCTTTGTCAGTCTCACGGGCGATGGCGCGAA
It contains:
- a CDS encoding aminotransferase class I/II-fold pyridoxal phosphate-dependent enzyme; the protein is MLYLNIGDPNKFDFATPPHIVEAITRALRDNLNGYAPSSGTSEAREAVRRYAERKGLRGIQDLFITHGASEAIELCLTGLLEPGDNVLVPMPGYPLYTAILAKLQAVENPYYLKEEDNWQPDLDDIAGKVDARTKAIVVINPNNPTGANCSRELLEGLLEIARRHNLVLFADEIYDQLLFDGREHVSPAALDDKHPIITFNGLSKNYIGPGLRIGWGIVSGERSRWGDYLEGVNRMLRARLCANHPIMTAIPAALDGDQSHLADLNARLTRRRDLTVKMLNAIEGVSCVAPGGAFYAFPRIEIEDSDEEWVKGLIRKTGVVVVHGSGFGQKPGTHHFRVVFLPPEETLRRAYGQIGEYMKGRFI
- a CDS encoding MerR family transcriptional regulator, whose translation is MRSILQRKGAFLPSSPLAKLYYSIGEVSQLTGVEPHVLRYWESEFRELSPRKNRGGKRLYRDGDIALVQKIKELLYERRYTIEGARRYLREATVKQNARPVPVHAAMAGEIREGLLELRRMIDER
- a CDS encoding polysaccharide deacetylase family protein produces the protein MGDVPALLYHKITNEWEVGVTWVTPIAFERQMKALADAGWTTVLPGEKAGERVFHLIFDDGYEGIFQNGLPVLEQLGFQATVFLPGAYIGLENSWDHQLLGRRHRHLGSAMIRRLVQAGWTIGSHGMTHRALTHLTDDEARQELIQGKAVIEEITGEACPWVSFPFGRYDSKIIDLSREAGYSGAVVPTRSNAVEPDFSLIVADAVYQPATRSQALRLVGRQGALYYGGRLGRRFVNRASAGTILWKTLFQSKLQ
- a CDS encoding polyribonucleotide nucleotidyltransferase produces the protein VRVGLIDGQYVINPTNGQNDESKLSLYVVGSRDAITMVEGHAREASNQEMIDGIFFGQEHIRKIVEFQEAVLDGIRKPPRAFEPPVRDAELAAKVTAIAEAEVRAIARETDKARRKERNSALLDRIVAETGVETTKLGEVKALLKEMSKREVRSNILKDNFRIDGRKDTDIREITCETGLLPRAHGSALFTRGQTQALSAVTLGTKEDEQKIDNLDEDGYRKYMLHYNFPPYSTGEVKNSFGVSRREIGHGKLGERALEAVLPDWDEFPYTVRVVSEILESNGSSSMATVCAGSLALMDAGVPVHKAVAGIAMGLIKEGDDYRILTDILGDEDHLGDMDFKVAGTRDGITAFQMDIKIKGITPEIMSKALTQARDARHQILDAMDRCIDRPNGDISPFAPKFITLKIPTDRIGALIGPGGKNIRQIIADTGCTIDVEDDGTVRIGGTDGPSSEEARRRVELVAAVPEVGKIYNGTIKRIMDFGAFVEILPGTEGLMHVSQIDLKRVDRVGDYFQVGDKVEVKLLKIEADGKLDLSRKVLLAGYDPANDVPRERRPPRDDHRGGRNGGGRDGGRFRR
- a CDS encoding dUTP diphosphatase — translated: MKIAIKRLPHSEGLPLPHYGSAGAAGIDLQAAVESEVVIFSGKTVAIPTGIAVAIPEGFEGQVRPRSGLARKFQIGILNAPGTIDSDYRGEVTILLTNFGPEPFVVRRGDRIAQLVISRYERVAWEETQELPPTQRGDGGFGHTGI
- a CDS encoding insulinase family protein, translating into MANSNIKLTVSNGYRKTTLPNGLRIVTEDMPSVRSLSIGVYYDTGSRDEPEDLSGISHFLEHMNFKGTKRRSAAAIARAIEGRGGHLNAFTSKESTCFYAHIVQDQLPVAVDVLLDMTAHSLYDSDEVNRERGVILEELKNVEDTPDDIVFEHFMAQVYRGHPLERPVLGTREALARIDHSALIAYRDRHYLNGRTVIVAAGRIDHDWLVQLVQRRIGGGADNGLPPRATPPPPNETTSRQDLKTTTQQTHIVIGCRSFRYQDERKYALLVLNTILGGGMSSRLFQRVRERHGLAYSVYSFNDTYEDTGVFGVYAGTEPKRAEKALRLIQREIDDLTARPVSKRELNFNKDQLKGSLLLSLESPTSRMQRIAKMEIYTGRMYSLDEVTLRIEGVTADDVQAVARTLFLDQPMLTTTLRPN
- a CDS encoding M6 family metalloprotease domain-containing protein, whose translation is MNLCSVRPHLVALLLSTCLSQLMAVPSRLGVPEPVYSAGVNEPSPIFARRDAPDLEGEWRCLVILIDFADYPWDHREDENFPNDDLIYTDDHIREMLFSENSFRYPGSRSRYTGSMRDYYTEVSGGLFTVTGTVTRWYRAPQNYRYYCNSDGQAGTDDDYGFGSYPRNVQRLVEDALALANEDLDLSVFDNDGDGVAEGLFIVHAGPGAEELPEEVGADYIWSHKWSINERQYDGVTFSTYTIEPQTGLIGVFCHEFGHAIGLPDLYDTDDTSEGVGEWCLMGGGAWCRKYGDPEGSTPSHLCGWAKKRLGWVEVVNIDRSQEGLQIAPVIESGVVYRLWTGGAAGREYFLLENRQPVNFDAGLTRRQFDHNLRSPEGLLIMHIDETRSSNRNDARRLVDIEEASPVLHDGEPFEQLNGRRVRPADRNLYNPNRGDDGDLWPGYDTTAEDSTDWAGERVRNYFGAYSVPSSHRNTGEPTEVEVSNIQLIDGIIRCNVRVSAPDGPVLSLYRTNLTDPDGDGDGRLESGEAGLLRIVLANNGNRTAQEILAHLVTDSPLFEVVIDSIHFGDIDPGRNRAGETEFLLALSDTAPASGLADFDLLVRGTDGMRAIESRFTFAVAYGNPDQWFKFDLSPVMSARDGSWDRFGAALPCLLVEDGVLKCWYVGVGGGEAPVEWEFAVGYAESDDGGRTWQRRAMPVMRPNPNLEWISRGIMGFDILRTPEGYLMAMIGMEADGNLTIPALGTARSDDGLEWEIAAEPFIRGANEWFDELSLFGNLSLNHSESGFICDFGAVDTSGVQAIGRARSDVGGEWQVQPEPLLLPSGDEESFDESGLFSPSIKLDGDSGLLYYLGADAEGNYRLGEAAVRYEDLLTRRAGAAWGGAVLELSEEGVERDGMLLGARAFEWEGEPRLLYSYLSIVGGGEMRPVFNISLATRGVRLDAPSPGETAPEIPRTLSMISIAPNPFNSTARIVFELRRSSEVSLTFSDLLGRSILDQNIGPLPAGRNAFIWHAGRAPAGLYFVTLSAGGERHSGRLILLK